A single region of the Paraburkholderia sp. SOS3 genome encodes:
- a CDS encoding DJ-1/PfpI family protein yields the protein MTLQIGFLLFPQVQQLDLTGPHEVLASVPGTATHLIWKTREPVVSSNGLVLTPTVTYDDCPPLDVICVPGGTGVTPLLQDAQTIAFVQKQAALARYVTSVCTGALLLGAAGLLRGRRATTHWGFHALLEPLGAIPTQGRVVRDGNLMTGGGVTAGIDFGLTLAAELAGLQEAHAIQLELEYAPAPPFNAGDPQTAPREVVELVKQRSAQSFAARSRAIEEIARAGV from the coding sequence ATGACGCTGCAAATCGGCTTTCTGCTGTTTCCGCAAGTCCAGCAACTCGATCTGACAGGCCCGCACGAGGTGCTTGCGTCGGTGCCCGGCACTGCGACGCATCTGATCTGGAAAACGCGCGAACCGGTGGTATCGAGCAACGGGCTCGTGCTGACGCCCACCGTCACGTACGACGATTGTCCGCCGCTCGACGTGATCTGCGTTCCCGGCGGGACCGGTGTGACACCGCTTCTGCAGGATGCGCAGACTATTGCGTTCGTTCAGAAGCAGGCGGCGCTCGCGCGCTATGTCACGTCGGTCTGCACCGGCGCGTTGCTGCTCGGCGCGGCTGGGCTGCTGCGCGGGCGGCGCGCCACGACGCATTGGGGATTTCATGCGCTGCTCGAACCGCTCGGCGCGATTCCGACGCAAGGCCGCGTCGTGCGCGACGGCAATCTGATGACGGGCGGAGGCGTGACCGCCGGCATCGACTTTGGCTTGACGCTGGCTGCGGAACTCGCGGGGCTGCAGGAAGCGCACGCCATTCAGCTCGAACTCGAATATGCGCCAGCGCCGCCGTTCAATGCGGGCGATCCGCAGACCGCGCCGCGCGAAGTGGTCGAACTCGTGAAGCAACGCTCGGCGCAGAGCTTTGCCGCCCGAAGCCGCGCGATCGAGGAGATTGCGCGCGCCGGGGTGTGA
- a CDS encoding efflux transporter outer membrane subunit: MMNMTRTLLAFSLVALTSGCMVGPDYRKPQVAVPATWSELPGWTQAQPTAAEGPKGDWWTAFNDPLLDELEPQVAVSNQSVRQSYANYQQALAEVRIARAGLFPTLAAQGSLTRERSPTSTFGSSSFLPQAGGARINNGGSLEGSASWDLDLWGQVRRSIEQNSATAQASEATLANATLSEQIALANAVIDIRITDANIDLLTQTVEAFSEFLRVVNEQDRAGTVPPSNLVQARTQLENAQANLIALGVSRAQFQHAIAVLVGKNPGELVIAYSTALPTLPDIPAGVPSTILQRRPDIATAERQMAAANASIGVAIAAYYPNISLSALDGFTQSPLNGLLHISNYVWSLGANASETIFDGGLRSGQVAAARAGYDAAVANYRGTVLTAFEDVENDLSGLRILADQAQALDAAVRDAIRGTEIAQNEYQAGTVDYTTVATAQTTQLNDQQTALSVQQQRLLDAAALIGDLGGGWSGELHDPLHPQQVLPPASASAAAHQ; the protein is encoded by the coding sequence ATGATGAACATGACCCGCACGCTACTCGCGTTCTCGCTCGTCGCGTTGACGAGCGGCTGCATGGTCGGTCCCGACTACCGGAAGCCACAGGTTGCCGTGCCGGCGACATGGTCCGAATTGCCGGGCTGGACGCAGGCGCAACCTACCGCGGCCGAAGGTCCGAAAGGCGACTGGTGGACCGCTTTCAACGATCCGCTGCTCGACGAACTCGAACCGCAGGTCGCGGTATCGAACCAGTCCGTGCGCCAAAGCTACGCAAACTATCAGCAGGCGCTCGCCGAAGTGCGCATCGCGCGCGCGGGGCTTTTCCCGACACTCGCCGCGCAGGGCTCGCTTACGCGCGAGCGCAGTCCGACCAGCACGTTCGGCAGTTCGTCGTTCCTGCCGCAAGCAGGTGGTGCGCGGATCAACAACGGCGGTTCGCTCGAAGGCAGCGCGAGCTGGGACCTCGATCTGTGGGGCCAGGTGCGCCGCTCGATCGAACAGAATTCCGCAACCGCGCAGGCAAGCGAAGCGACACTTGCGAATGCAACGCTATCGGAGCAGATTGCGCTCGCTAATGCGGTCATCGATATTCGCATTACCGATGCGAATATCGACCTGCTCACGCAAACCGTCGAAGCATTCAGCGAATTTCTGCGCGTGGTCAACGAACAGGATCGCGCGGGCACCGTGCCGCCATCGAATCTCGTGCAGGCGCGCACGCAGCTCGAAAACGCGCAGGCGAACCTGATTGCGCTTGGCGTGTCGCGTGCGCAGTTTCAGCACGCGATTGCCGTGCTAGTCGGCAAGAACCCCGGAGAGCTGGTCATTGCGTACAGCACCGCACTGCCCACGCTGCCCGACATCCCCGCGGGCGTGCCGTCGACCATTCTGCAGCGGCGGCCCGATATCGCGACAGCGGAACGTCAGATGGCGGCCGCCAACGCATCGATTGGCGTGGCGATCGCCGCGTACTATCCGAACATTTCGCTGTCCGCGCTCGATGGCTTCACGCAATCGCCGTTGAACGGCTTGCTGCATATCAGCAACTACGTGTGGTCGCTCGGCGCGAACGCGAGCGAGACGATCTTCGACGGCGGCCTGCGCAGCGGACAGGTGGCGGCCGCGCGGGCCGGCTACGATGCGGCGGTCGCGAACTATCGCGGCACCGTGCTGACTGCGTTCGAAGACGTCGAAAACGATCTGTCCGGCTTGCGCATTCTCGCGGACCAGGCGCAGGCACTCGATGCCGCCGTGCGAGACGCGATCCGCGGCACAGAGATCGCGCAGAATGAATATCAGGCCGGTACCGTCGACTACACCACGGTCGCCACCGCACAAACGACGCAACTCAACGATCAGCAGACCGCGTTGAGTGTGCAGCAGCAGAGATTGCTCGATGCGGCGGCGCTCATCGGCGATCTGGGCGGCGGATGGTCGGGCGAGTTGCATGATCCGCTGCATCCGCAGCAAGTGCTGCCGCCGGCTAGCGCGAGCGCGGCGGCACATCAATAG
- a CDS encoding efflux RND transporter permease subunit: MNIPALFIRRPVATSLLAVAILLAGFLAYFRLPVAPLPNVAYPVIVVQAQMAGASPETMASTVAEPLERRLGTIADVAELTSMSYVGTSMIVVVFGLNRDINGAARDVEAAIQAARADLPTTLRANPTYRQYNPASAPVMVLALTSDTLTKAQLYDSADSVIQQQLSQVDGVGQITLGGGALPSVRVELQPGKLNSYGIGLEDVRAAVGAANADSAKGHIDQNGQRFEVLSNDQISNAAPYRDIVIAYRQGAPVFLRDVASVIDSNENIRNAGLYNGKSAVLVIVYPLPGSNVVKTVSQIQARLPAIEAAMPSSIHVNVAIDRSESVRASTSDTERTLFIAVLLVVGVVFIFLLSPRATLIPAVALPLSIVGTFGPMYLLGYSIDNLSLMALTIGTGFVVDDAVVVLENIVRHIEAGLDPKEAAIRGAGEVGFTVISMSLSLIAVFLPILLMPGIVGLLFHEFAVTLSIAILLSLVISLTITPTMCAYVLKRERAGPANSHAARVARWIDHGFARFRDAYSRSLDRALDHALLIGLSLIALLVANVFLFRFLSATFFPEQDTGILIGQIIADQSISFDAMQKKLAQLQAIVQKDPAVQSVAGFTGGRALNTANVFIELKPISQRHLSATQVVNQLRPKLNAVSGAQLFLQAQQDLRIGGRQSAAEYQYTLTSDDPDALFKWVPKLVAALGKHRSQIVDVNSDLQQNGLQAYVQVNRSTAMRYGFVANQIDNVLYDAFGQRTVSTIFNPLNQYFVVMEVAPEYWQYPQSLSGIYMSTAAGNANGTQQTQMQGGTVSGVTQPVVIAAAASAVAATNALNSNAQANAQTNSIANSKGGSSTGSADSTAAETMVPLSAMINWTSSHTATQINHQSGLVAGTISFNLPAGGSLSAADAAIEQASRDIGMPASVHGAFAGAAQAYAQSMGTVPLLILAALLVVYIVLGVLYENTIHPLTILSTLPSAGIGATLALLIFGTPFSVIAMIGIILLIGIVKKNGIMMVDVAIQLQRNEKMDARAAIHEAAVVRLRPIMMTTAAAVLGALPLAIGIGQGASLRQPLGVTVMGGLLLSQVFTLYTTPVIYLYLDRVRSKVARWSARLPWNRRSPTITDTPDAPDTGAQ; encoded by the coding sequence GTGAACATCCCGGCGCTGTTTATCCGGCGGCCCGTCGCGACCAGCCTGCTGGCAGTCGCGATTCTGCTGGCCGGTTTTCTCGCGTATTTCCGGCTGCCGGTCGCACCGCTGCCCAATGTCGCGTACCCGGTAATCGTCGTTCAGGCGCAAATGGCCGGCGCAAGCCCCGAAACGATGGCTTCGACGGTCGCCGAACCGCTCGAGCGCCGGCTCGGCACGATTGCCGATGTCGCCGAACTGACGTCGATGAGTTATGTCGGCACGTCGATGATCGTCGTCGTGTTCGGCCTGAACCGCGATATCAACGGCGCCGCGCGCGATGTCGAAGCGGCGATCCAGGCCGCGCGCGCCGATCTGCCGACCACCTTGCGCGCGAATCCGACTTATCGGCAGTACAACCCCGCGAGCGCGCCGGTCATGGTGCTCGCGCTCACGTCGGACACGCTGACCAAAGCGCAACTTTACGATTCCGCCGATTCGGTCATTCAACAGCAGTTGTCGCAAGTGGATGGCGTCGGCCAGATCACGCTCGGCGGCGGCGCCCTGCCGTCGGTGCGCGTCGAACTGCAACCGGGCAAGCTCAATAGCTACGGAATCGGCCTCGAAGACGTGCGCGCCGCCGTCGGCGCGGCCAATGCGGATAGCGCGAAAGGCCATATCGACCAGAACGGCCAGCGCTTCGAGGTCCTGTCGAACGACCAGATCAGCAACGCAGCGCCGTATCGCGATATCGTGATCGCCTACCGGCAAGGCGCGCCCGTATTCTTACGCGACGTTGCAAGCGTGATCGACTCGAATGAGAACATCCGCAATGCAGGCCTTTATAACGGCAAATCCGCGGTGCTCGTGATCGTCTATCCGCTGCCGGGCAGCAACGTGGTGAAGACGGTCAGTCAGATCCAGGCACGGCTGCCCGCCATCGAAGCGGCGATGCCGAGTTCGATTCACGTCAATGTCGCGATCGACCGCTCGGAATCGGTGCGGGCCTCGACGTCCGATACCGAGCGCACCCTGTTTATCGCGGTGCTGCTCGTGGTCGGCGTAGTGTTTATCTTCCTGCTGTCGCCGCGTGCGACGCTGATTCCCGCGGTCGCGCTGCCGCTTTCGATTGTCGGCACGTTCGGCCCGATGTATCTGCTCGGCTACAGCATCGACAATCTGTCGCTGATGGCGCTGACGATCGGCACCGGCTTCGTGGTCGACGATGCGGTGGTCGTGCTCGAAAATATCGTGCGCCATATCGAAGCGGGGCTCGACCCGAAGGAAGCGGCGATACGCGGCGCCGGCGAAGTCGGCTTCACCGTCATATCGATGAGCCTGTCGCTGATCGCCGTGTTTTTGCCGATTCTGCTGATGCCGGGCATCGTCGGCCTGCTGTTCCACGAGTTCGCCGTGACGTTGTCGATCGCGATCCTGCTGTCGCTCGTCATCTCGCTGACGATCACGCCCACGATGTGCGCGTATGTACTGAAGCGCGAACGGGCCGGCCCTGCGAATTCGCATGCGGCACGCGTGGCGCGCTGGATCGACCACGGCTTCGCGCGTTTCCGCGACGCGTATAGCCGCTCGCTCGACCGTGCGCTCGATCATGCGCTGCTGATCGGCCTTTCGCTGATCGCGCTGCTCGTCGCCAACGTGTTCCTGTTTCGCTTTCTTTCCGCGACGTTCTTTCCCGAGCAGGACACGGGCATTCTGATCGGGCAGATCATCGCGGACCAGAGCATCTCTTTCGACGCGATGCAAAAGAAGCTCGCACAACTGCAAGCCATCGTGCAAAAGGACCCGGCCGTTCAGTCGGTGGCCGGCTTCACCGGTGGGCGCGCGTTGAACACGGCCAACGTGTTTATCGAACTGAAGCCGATTTCGCAGCGGCATCTATCGGCAACGCAAGTGGTGAACCAGCTGCGGCCGAAGCTCAATGCCGTGTCCGGCGCGCAACTGTTCCTGCAGGCGCAGCAGGACTTGCGCATCGGGGGACGGCAATCGGCGGCCGAATACCAGTACACGCTGACGAGCGACGATCCCGATGCGCTGTTCAAATGGGTGCCGAAACTCGTCGCCGCGCTCGGCAAACACCGCAGTCAGATCGTCGACGTCAATTCGGATCTGCAGCAAAACGGCCTGCAGGCGTATGTGCAAGTGAACCGCAGCACCGCGATGCGTTACGGTTTCGTCGCGAACCAGATCGACAACGTGCTTTACGACGCATTCGGGCAGCGCACGGTATCGACGATCTTCAACCCGCTCAATCAGTACTTTGTCGTGATGGAGGTGGCGCCCGAGTACTGGCAGTATCCGCAGTCGTTGAGCGGCATTTATATGAGCACCGCCGCCGGCAATGCGAACGGCACGCAGCAGACGCAAATGCAGGGCGGCACCGTAAGCGGCGTGACGCAACCGGTCGTGATTGCTGCTGCAGCCAGCGCGGTTGCGGCAACCAATGCGCTCAATTCGAATGCCCAGGCGAACGCGCAGACCAACAGCATCGCCAACAGCAAGGGAGGGAGCTCCACCGGCAGCGCCGATAGTACGGCAGCCGAAACGATGGTGCCGCTTTCGGCAATGATCAACTGGACCAGCAGCCATACCGCCACCCAGATCAACCATCAGAGCGGTCTCGTGGCCGGCACGATTTCGTTCAACCTGCCGGCCGGCGGATCGCTGAGCGCGGCCGATGCGGCGATCGAACAGGCGTCGCGCGATATCGGCATGCCCGCGTCCGTGCATGGCGCATTCGCGGGCGCTGCGCAAGCGTATGCGCAGTCGATGGGCACCGTACCGCTGCTGATTCTCGCCGCCCTGCTCGTCGTGTATATCGTGCTCGGCGTGCTGTACGAAAACACGATCCACCCGCTCACCATTCTTTCGACCTTGCCGTCCGCCGGCATTGGCGCGACGCTTGCGCTGCTGATTTTCGGCACACCGTTTTCGGTGATCGCGATGATCGGCATTATTCTGCTGATCGGTATCGTGAAGAAGAACGGCATCATGATGGTCGACGTGGCGATTCAGTTGCAGCGCAACGAGAAAATGGATGCGCGTGCGGCCATTCACGAAGCCGCCGTCGTGCGTCTGCGCCCGATCATGATGACGACCGCGGCGGCCGTGCTCGGCGCGCTGCCGCTCGCGATCGGCATCGGCCAGGGCGCCTCGCTGCGGCAGCCGCTCGGCGTCACGGTGATGGGCGGCCTGCTGCTAAGCCAGGTGTTCACGCTGTACACGACGCCCGTGATTTACCTCTATCTCGATCGCGTGCGTTCGAAGGTAGCGCGCTGGTCCGCGCGGCTGCCGTGGAACCGCCGGTCTCCTACCATCACCGATACCCCGGACGCACCGGATACGGGCGCGCAATGA
- a CDS encoding efflux RND transporter permease subunit: MNFSRLFILRPVATSLLMIALVLVGLVAMKFLPVSSLPSVDYPTIQVQTFYPGASPHVMATTVTAPLEVQLGQIPGLQQMISYSSEGASIITLQFDLSLNLDVAQQNVQQAINAANSFLPAGLPAPPTYAKVNPADQPILTLAVTSKSMSLTQLQDAANNRLATKISEVPGVGLVATAGGNVPAVRVEADPQKLAGYGLNIDDLRTLLANINVSQPKGNFDGPELDYTINGNDQIVDPEDYLNSVIAYQNGAPVYLRDVARASQAPQDVERGAWFNRTPAIVINVQRQPGANVIRTVNQIMQQLPKLESTLPAGMKVTVVADSTGVIRSSVRDAAFELLLAIVLVVAVIFVFLRNVPATIIPSISVPVSLIGTLAVMYQLNYSIDNLSLMALIIATGFVVDDSIVMIENIVRYLEEGMGPLEAALKGAGQIGFTILSLTVSLIAVLIPLLFMGGVIGRLFSEFAITLAVTIVLSAVVSLTVVPMMCARILRAQAERHPSRFERISEGLFDKTLAAYERGLRWVLDHQTLTLFVALGTVALTLILYIVIPKGLFPVQDVGVLQGISVADNSVSYSAMVKRQNDLAQAILKDPDVVSLTSYVGIDGTNTTLNNGRFLINLRPRDDRSLTAGEIGRRIQQEAEKVPGIRLYLQPEQDLTLDTTVTKNQYNFVLRGPNQQAFQQYVPALIDRMKKIPSITDVASDLNVDGLGIYVDVNRQLAARYGITAATIDNALYDALGQRIVSTIFQQSDQYRVILVAKPEAMADVQALGNLYLPSQTGSSGQVQLSGIAKLRIVRTPLVVSHLAQFPSVTISFNLAKDASLSAAVRAIRDAENAVHLPPSITSTFQGAAQAFEDSLSSEVYLLIAALAAVYIVLGVLYESYIHPVTILSTLPSAGIGALLALMIAGSDLDVIGIIGIVLLIGIVKKNAIMMVDFALEAERVHGKSPREAIFEASLLRFRPILMTTLAAMLGALPMLLGTGTGSELRRPLGLAIIGGLTLSQVLTLFTTPVIYLFFDRLAQRFSRKRRERDEHGAQRSTP, from the coding sequence ATGAATTTCTCCCGCCTGTTTATCCTGAGACCGGTAGCGACATCGCTGCTCATGATCGCGCTCGTGCTCGTCGGTCTCGTCGCGATGAAGTTCCTGCCGGTCTCGTCGCTGCCGTCGGTCGACTATCCGACGATCCAGGTGCAGACCTTCTATCCCGGCGCGAGCCCGCACGTGATGGCGACCACGGTGACCGCGCCGCTCGAAGTGCAGCTCGGCCAGATACCGGGCCTGCAGCAGATGATCTCGTACAGCTCCGAAGGCGCCTCGATCATCACGCTGCAGTTCGACCTTTCGCTGAATCTCGACGTCGCGCAGCAGAACGTGCAGCAGGCGATCAACGCGGCCAACAGCTTCCTGCCCGCTGGCCTGCCCGCGCCGCCCACGTATGCGAAGGTCAATCCCGCCGACCAGCCGATCCTCACGCTCGCGGTCACGTCGAAGTCGATGTCGCTCACGCAGTTGCAGGACGCGGCGAACAACCGGCTCGCGACGAAGATTTCCGAAGTGCCGGGCGTCGGCCTCGTCGCCACCGCGGGCGGCAATGTGCCGGCCGTGCGCGTCGAAGCCGATCCGCAGAAACTCGCGGGCTACGGCCTCAATATCGACGACCTGCGCACGCTGCTCGCGAACATCAACGTGAGCCAGCCGAAAGGCAACTTCGACGGCCCCGAGCTCGACTACACGATCAACGGCAACGATCAGATCGTCGACCCCGAAGACTATTTGAACTCGGTGATCGCATATCAGAACGGCGCGCCCGTGTATCTGCGCGATGTCGCGCGCGCGAGCCAGGCGCCGCAGGACGTCGAGCGCGGCGCGTGGTTCAACAGAACGCCGGCGATCGTAATCAACGTGCAACGGCAGCCCGGCGCGAACGTGATCCGCACCGTGAACCAGATCATGCAGCAGTTGCCGAAACTCGAATCGACGCTGCCGGCCGGCATGAAAGTGACGGTGGTGGCGGACAGCACCGGCGTGATCCGCTCGTCGGTGCGCGACGCGGCGTTCGAGCTGCTTCTCGCGATCGTGCTCGTCGTCGCGGTGATTTTCGTGTTCCTGCGCAACGTGCCCGCGACCATCATCCCGAGCATCTCGGTACCGGTCTCGTTGATCGGCACGCTCGCGGTGATGTACCAGCTCAACTACTCGATCGACAATCTGTCGCTGATGGCGCTGATCATCGCCACCGGCTTCGTCGTCGACGACTCGATCGTGATGATCGAGAATATCGTCCGGTATCTCGAAGAAGGGATGGGACCGCTCGAAGCGGCTTTGAAGGGCGCCGGACAAATCGGCTTTACGATTCTGTCGCTGACGGTATCGCTGATCGCGGTGCTGATTCCGCTGCTGTTTATGGGCGGCGTGATCGGCCGCCTCTTCAGCGAATTCGCCATCACCCTCGCTGTGACCATCGTACTGTCGGCTGTCGTCTCGCTGACGGTCGTGCCGATGATGTGCGCGCGCATTCTGCGCGCCCAGGCCGAACGGCACCCGAGCCGCTTCGAGCGCATCAGCGAAGGGCTATTCGACAAAACGCTTGCCGCATACGAACGCGGCCTGCGCTGGGTGCTCGATCACCAGACGCTGACGCTGTTCGTCGCGCTCGGCACCGTAGCGCTGACGCTGATCCTCTACATCGTGATCCCCAAGGGTCTGTTCCCGGTGCAGGACGTCGGCGTATTGCAAGGCATCAGCGTGGCCGACAACTCGGTGTCGTATTCGGCGATGGTCAAAAGGCAAAACGACCTTGCGCAAGCGATCCTCAAGGATCCGGATGTCGTGTCGCTGACCTCGTACGTCGGCATCGACGGCACCAACACGACGCTGAACAACGGGCGCTTTCTGATCAACCTGCGCCCCCGCGACGACCGGTCGCTGACGGCCGGGGAAATCGGCCGCCGCATCCAGCAGGAAGCGGAAAAGGTGCCGGGCATCCGGCTCTATCTGCAGCCCGAGCAGGACCTCACGCTCGACACGACGGTGACGAAGAACCAGTACAACTTCGTGCTGCGCGGTCCGAACCAGCAGGCGTTCCAGCAATACGTGCCGGCGCTGATCGATCGCATGAAGAAGATTCCGTCGATCACCGACGTCGCAAGCGACCTCAACGTGGACGGCCTCGGTATTTACGTCGACGTGAACCGCCAGCTTGCGGCGCGCTACGGCATCACCGCCGCGACGATCGACAACGCGCTTTACGATGCACTAGGCCAGCGCATCGTCTCGACGATCTTCCAGCAGTCCGACCAGTACCGCGTCATTCTCGTCGCAAAACCCGAAGCGATGGCCGATGTGCAAGCGCTCGGCAACCTCTATCTGCCGAGTCAGACCGGCAGCAGCGGCCAGGTCCAACTCTCCGGCATCGCGAAGCTGCGCATCGTGCGCACGCCACTCGTGGTGAGCCACCTCGCGCAGTTCCCGTCGGTGACGATCTCGTTCAATCTCGCGAAAGATGCGTCGCTGAGCGCCGCCGTGCGCGCGATTCGCGACGCGGAGAATGCGGTCCATCTGCCGCCGTCGATCACATCGACGTTCCAGGGCGCGGCGCAAGCATTCGAAGATTCGCTGTCAAGCGAGGTGTATCTGCTGATCGCCGCGCTCGCGGCCGTGTATATCGTGCTCGGCGTGCTGTACGAAAGTTATATCCACCCGGTCACGATCCTGTCGACGCTGCCGTCGGCCGGCATCGGCGCGCTGCTCGCGCTGATGATCGCGGGCAGCGACCTCGACGTGATCGGCATTATCGGCATCGTGCTGCTGATCGGCATCGTGAAGAAGAACGCGATCATGATGGTCGACTTCGCGCTCGAAGCGGAGCGCGTGCATGGCAAATCGCCGCGTGAAGCGATTTTCGAAGCGTCGCTGCTGCGCTTCCGCCCGATCCTGATGACCACGCTCGCCGCCATGCTGGGCGCCCTGCCGATGCTGCTCGGCACCGGCACCGGCTCCGAACTGCGCCGCCCGCTCGGCCTCGCGATCATCGGCGGCCTGACGTTGAGCCAGGTGCTGACGCTCTTCACGACACCCGTCATCTATCTGTTTTTCGACCGGCTCGCGCAGCGTTTCTCGCGCAAGCGCCGTGAGCGCGACGAACACGGCGCGCAGCGGAGCACGCCGTGA
- a CDS encoding efflux RND transporter periplasmic adaptor subunit, translating to MNAVTTPQQKPRRRGLLVIAIIVIVLIALAVLHVLRGKKPARAATPQVVTVATATVGPMPETLSALGTITPVATVTVLPQLSGYLTAVGYREGQDVEKGQFLAQIDPRQFEISKQQAQAQLAKDKATLAQARADLARFTQLNEHKSIAEQTYVDQQFLVQQDEAAVKADLANIAQFDLDLIYCHITAPISGRIGLRLIDPGNYVTASSQPGIAVITQMKPTTVEFTVPQNSLDHVLRRFNTGAKLPVTVYSSDNSKKLATGELYTINNQMATATGTVTLRASLPNDDEALFPNEFVNVTLLVDTLQNAVLVPTPAVQTGAPGDYVYVVNANNTVSVRKVTIGPTNGAYTAIASGLAAGQRVVTDGLDRLSDGAHITPAPARAAPASGGSAAPAASDANAQVQDS from the coding sequence ATGAATGCTGTGACAACCCCGCAACAGAAACCGCGGCGCCGCGGCCTGCTGGTTATTGCCATCATCGTGATCGTGCTGATCGCCCTCGCGGTGCTGCACGTGCTGCGCGGCAAGAAACCAGCGCGCGCGGCGACCCCGCAAGTCGTAACGGTCGCAACGGCCACCGTGGGCCCGATGCCGGAAACGCTGAGCGCGCTCGGGACGATTACGCCGGTCGCAACCGTCACCGTACTGCCGCAATTGAGCGGCTACCTGACCGCCGTCGGCTATCGCGAAGGCCAGGACGTCGAAAAAGGCCAGTTCCTTGCGCAGATCGACCCGCGCCAGTTCGAGATCAGCAAGCAGCAGGCTCAGGCACAGCTCGCCAAAGACAAGGCGACGCTGGCCCAGGCCCGCGCCGATCTCGCGCGCTTCACGCAACTGAACGAGCACAAGTCGATCGCCGAGCAGACTTACGTCGACCAGCAGTTCCTCGTGCAGCAGGACGAAGCCGCCGTCAAGGCGGACCTCGCGAACATCGCGCAATTCGATCTCGACCTCATCTACTGCCATATCACCGCGCCGATCTCGGGCCGCATCGGCCTGCGGCTCATCGATCCGGGCAACTACGTCACCGCGTCGAGCCAGCCCGGCATCGCCGTGATTACGCAGATGAAACCGACCACCGTCGAATTCACCGTGCCGCAAAACTCGCTGGATCACGTGCTGCGCCGCTTCAATACCGGCGCGAAGCTGCCCGTCACCGTCTATAGCAGCGACAACTCGAAGAAGCTCGCGACGGGCGAGCTCTACACGATCAACAACCAGATGGCCACCGCGACCGGCACCGTCACGCTGCGCGCGAGCCTGCCGAACGACGACGAGGCGCTCTTCCCCAACGAGTTCGTCAACGTGACGCTGCTCGTCGATACGCTGCAGAACGCGGTGCTCGTGCCGACACCGGCTGTGCAAACCGGCGCGCCCGGCGACTATGTCTATGTGGTGAACGCCAACAACACCGTGTCGGTGCGTAAGGTCACGATCGGGCCGACCAACGGTGCGTACACCGCCATCGCTTCGGGACTGGCCGCAGGCCAGCGCGTCGTTACCGACGGGCTCGACCGATTGTCCGACGGCGCGCATATCACGCCGGCGCCCGCGCGTGCAGCACCGGCAAGCGGCGGGAGCGCAGCACCGGCTGCATCGGATGCGAACGCGCAAGTGCAGGATTCGTGA